The following DNA comes from Mycobacterium sp. MS1601.
CGGCGGCGGTGACGTCGACGATCCGGCTGGGTACCAATGTGCTCAACGCCGGGTTCTACAAACCTGCCCTGTTGGCACGCGATGCCGCCGATGTGGACGTGATCAGCGAGGGACGACTGGACCTCGGTCTGGGAGCCGGGTACGTGCGCGAGGAGTTCGAGGCGGCCGAGTTGCCCTACCCGACGGCCGGGCAGCGGGTGCGGCACCTCGAACACACCGTGAGCTATCTGCGGGAGCACCATCCGTCCATCCCGCTGCTGGTCGCAGGTAACGGGGATCGGGTGCTGACGCTGGCTGCACAGCAGGCGCAGATAGTCGGTCTCACGGGCTCGGACATCGGCAAGGGTGTTGATGATCCGCTGGCCGAGCGGGTGGATTTCGTGCGGGCCGCCGCGGGTGACCGCGACGTGGAGTTGAATCTGACGGTCACCGCTGCGCCTGGTGATGCGTCGGG
Coding sequences within:
- a CDS encoding TIGR03621 family F420-dependent LLM class oxidoreductase, with product MSGNFRFGVGVNRVHSGAALVENARRFEDLGYDVFIVPDHLGAIAPFPALAAAAAVTSTIRLGTNVLNAGFYKPALLARDAADVDVISEGRLDLGLGAGYVREEFEAAELPYPTAGQRVRHLEHTVSYLREHHPSIPLLVAGNGDRVLTLAAQQAQIVGLTGSDIGKGVDDPLAERVDFVRAAAGDRDVELNLTVTAAPGDASGKPDLTLMRRYAPQSSDADLLRLPGVLSGTPKDMADQVRHLQNRYGISYLTVMFRQADQFAKVIAELR